A single region of the Mycobacterium lentiflavum genome encodes:
- a CDS encoding condensation domain-containing protein: MVALGNINEWQPPHGPLTMWTAVPTAHEAARTAPRSGLAPSYQQAQHLWAAFHGKAMDRQLPRLMVVAWDIAGTCDIAVMTTAVNSHVRRHDTYHNWFEFDDGVIVRRPIEDPEAIDLVPVSWGHMTPDQVRTHVLAATRATLEWGCFNFGIIQHADYFTFYASVDHLHIDGLSAGVIFFDIHLTYLELSQGAAHRPATPVQLRSYRDYTARQREKVADLTLESPEIKDWITFARDADGNWPSFPLPLGDTWASSAGDLVTVELLDAAGTEAFDAACIAAGARFLGGVLACTALADYILTGNEIHRGFTARDTRTPGIDTMTVGWFASMVPVVVPTAGGSFPEAARAAQKSFDAAKDLAHVPVERVLELATPDQLGIKLPSQLPMMLSFLDFRKIPLAGLWAETNFGTYGDSLSHGGVNVWINRHAERTTVTISFPDNEVARESVHQYIATLHRIFARIAGKALEQSSIVAAEMNSDGLYALSPTEDDGEAA, translated from the coding sequence ATGGTCGCACTGGGGAACATCAACGAATGGCAACCGCCGCATGGTCCGCTGACTATGTGGACCGCCGTACCGACGGCGCATGAGGCGGCCCGCACCGCCCCGCGAAGCGGTCTTGCCCCGAGTTACCAGCAGGCCCAACACCTCTGGGCCGCGTTCCACGGCAAGGCCATGGACAGGCAGCTACCGCGGCTGATGGTCGTGGCGTGGGACATCGCCGGTACGTGCGACATTGCGGTTATGACGACGGCGGTCAACTCTCACGTCCGTCGGCACGACACCTACCACAATTGGTTCGAATTCGACGACGGCGTGATCGTGCGCCGTCCCATCGAGGACCCGGAAGCCATCGATTTGGTGCCCGTGTCGTGGGGGCATATGACCCCCGACCAGGTGCGCACCCATGTCCTGGCGGCGACCCGCGCAACGCTCGAATGGGGTTGCTTCAACTTCGGCATCATCCAGCACGCCGACTACTTCACCTTCTATGCCAGCGTCGATCATCTGCACATCGACGGCTTGTCCGCCGGGGTCATCTTCTTCGACATCCACCTGACCTACCTTGAACTGTCGCAGGGCGCGGCGCACCGGCCCGCCACGCCTGTGCAGCTCAGAAGCTACCGCGACTACACAGCTCGGCAACGCGAGAAGGTTGCGGACCTCACCCTGGAATCGCCGGAGATCAAGGACTGGATCACATTCGCACGCGACGCCGACGGTAACTGGCCGAGTTTCCCGCTGCCCCTGGGCGACACCTGGGCCAGCAGCGCCGGCGACTTGGTGACCGTCGAGTTGCTGGATGCCGCTGGAACGGAGGCGTTCGATGCCGCCTGCATCGCGGCTGGCGCCAGGTTCCTCGGCGGCGTTCTGGCCTGCACCGCGCTGGCCGACTACATCTTGACCGGCAACGAGATTCATCGCGGGTTCACCGCAAGGGACACCCGGACACCAGGCATCGACACGATGACGGTGGGGTGGTTTGCAAGCATGGTTCCGGTCGTCGTGCCGACCGCGGGCGGCTCGTTCCCCGAAGCGGCCCGGGCCGCTCAGAAGTCGTTCGATGCCGCCAAAGATCTTGCTCACGTGCCGGTCGAGCGAGTCTTGGAGCTCGCCACACCGGATCAACTGGGCATCAAGTTGCCCTCGCAGTTGCCGATGATGCTGTCCTTCCTCGACTTTCGCAAGATTCCACTGGCCGGGTTGTGGGCGGAGACGAACTTCGGTACCTACGGCGACAGCCTGTCCCATGGCGGAGTCAACGTCTGGATCAACCGGCACGCCGAGCGAACCACGGTCACGATCTCGTTCCCGGACAACGAGGTAGCTAGGGAGTCGGTGCACCAATACATCGCGACCCTGCATCGGATTTTCGCCCGCATCGCGGGCAAGGCCCTGGAACAGTCGAGCATCGTTGCGGCTGAGATGAATTCGGATGGCCTGTATGCCCTTTCCCCGACAGAAGACGACGGCGAGGCGGCTTAG
- a CDS encoding acyl-CoA carboxylase subunit beta, which produces MLQSTLDPKASSYADAAETMIAKLAELDVEHGKALAGGGEKYTERHHARGKFTARERIELLLDPDSPFLELSPLAAYGSSFTLGASAVVGIGAVEGVECLIVANDPTVKGGTSNPWTLKKILRANQIARENRLPVISLVESGGADLPTQKEIFVPGGQMFRDLTRLSAAGIPTIALVFGNSTAGGAYIPGMSDHVVMIKERSKVFLAGPPLVKMATGEESDDESLGGAEMHARTSGLADYFAVDELDAIRIGRRVVARLNWRKLGPVPRPVTEPLFDAEELIGIVSSDLRIPFDPRDVIARIVDGSEFDEFKPMYGPSLVTGWATLCGFPIGILANHRGVLFSEESQKATQFIQLANRYDTPLLFLHNTTGYMVGKDYEEGGMIKHGSMMINAVSNSTVPHISLLIGASYGAGHYGMCGRAYDPRFLFAWPSAKSAVMGGVQLAGVLSIVARAAAEARGQQVDEDADAAMRAAVEGQIEAESLPMVLSGMLYDDGVIDPRDTRTVLGMCLSAIANGPITGTSNFGVFRM; this is translated from the coding sequence GTGCTGCAGTCCACCCTCGACCCGAAGGCGTCCAGCTACGCCGATGCGGCCGAAACCATGATCGCCAAGCTCGCCGAGCTCGACGTCGAGCACGGCAAGGCGTTGGCCGGTGGCGGCGAAAAGTACACCGAGCGTCACCACGCCCGCGGCAAGTTCACCGCCCGCGAGCGCATCGAACTACTGCTGGACCCGGATTCGCCGTTCCTCGAGCTGAGCCCGCTGGCCGCCTACGGCAGTTCCTTCACTCTGGGGGCGAGCGCGGTGGTGGGCATCGGCGCCGTCGAGGGCGTGGAGTGCCTGATCGTCGCCAACGACCCGACCGTCAAGGGCGGCACCAGCAACCCCTGGACGTTGAAGAAGATCCTGCGGGCCAACCAGATTGCGCGGGAGAACCGGCTGCCGGTGATCTCGCTGGTCGAGTCCGGCGGCGCGGACCTGCCCACTCAGAAAGAGATCTTCGTTCCCGGCGGCCAGATGTTCCGCGATCTGACCCGGCTCTCGGCGGCCGGCATTCCGACCATCGCGCTCGTCTTCGGGAACTCCACCGCCGGCGGTGCCTACATCCCCGGCATGTCCGATCACGTCGTGATGATCAAGGAACGCTCGAAGGTGTTTTTGGCCGGTCCGCCGCTGGTGAAGATGGCCACCGGCGAAGAGTCCGACGACGAGTCCCTCGGCGGCGCCGAAATGCACGCCCGCACTTCGGGTCTGGCCGACTACTTCGCCGTCGACGAACTCGACGCGATCCGGATCGGTCGCCGGGTGGTGGCCCGGCTGAACTGGCGCAAGCTCGGGCCGGTGCCGCGGCCGGTGACCGAGCCGCTGTTCGACGCCGAGGAGCTGATCGGCATCGTGTCGTCGGATCTGCGCATCCCGTTCGATCCGCGCGACGTGATCGCACGCATCGTCGACGGCTCCGAATTCGACGAGTTCAAGCCGATGTACGGCCCGTCGCTGGTGACCGGCTGGGCGACCTTGTGCGGCTTCCCGATCGGGATTCTGGCCAATCATCGCGGTGTGCTGTTCAGCGAGGAGTCGCAGAAGGCCACCCAATTCATTCAGCTGGCCAACCGCTATGACACGCCACTGTTGTTCTTGCACAACACCACCGGATACATGGTCGGCAAGGACTACGAAGAGGGCGGCATGATCAAACACGGGTCGATGATGATCAACGCCGTGTCCAACTCGACCGTCCCGCACATCTCGCTGCTGATCGGCGCGTCCTACGGCGCGGGCCACTACGGCATGTGCGGGCGGGCGTATGACCCCCGCTTCCTGTTCGCCTGGCCCAGCGCCAAATCCGCGGTGATGGGCGGTGTCCAGCTGGCCGGCGTGCTGTCGATCGTGGCACGCGCGGCCGCCGAAGCCCGCGGCCAGCAGGTCGACGAGGACGCCGACGCCGCGATGCGGGCCGCCGTCGAGGGCCAGATCGAGGCCGAGTCGCTGCCGATGGTCTTGTCCGGAATGCTCTACGACGACGGGGTCATCGACCCCCGCGATACCCGAACGGTCCTGGGAATGTGTCTGTCCGCCATCGCGAATGGCCCGATCACAGGGACGTCGAACTTCGGCGTCTTCCGGATGTGA
- a CDS encoding acyl-CoA dehydrogenase family protein: MTDTSFIESEERQALRKSVAAWASNYGSEYYLKKARAHEHTDELWSEAGKLGFLGVNLPEEYGGGGAGMYELSLVMEEMAAAGSALLLMVVSPAINGTIISKFGTEEQKKRWIPSLADGTLTMAFAITEPDAGSNSHKITTTARRDGSDWILKGQKVYISGIDQAQAVLVVARSEEAKTGKLRPALFVVPTDAPGFSYTPIEMELISPERQFQVFLDDVRLPADALVGAEDAAIAQLFAGLNPERIMGAASSVGMGRFALEKASDYVKTRQVWGTPIGAHQGLSHPLAQCHIEVQLAKLMMQKAATLYDAGDDFGAAEAANMAKYAAAEAATRSVDQAVQSMGGNGLTKEYGVAAMLASARLGRIAPVSREMVLNFVAQTSLGLPRSY, from the coding sequence ATGACGGATACCAGCTTCATCGAAAGCGAAGAGCGCCAGGCGCTGCGCAAGTCGGTGGCCGCCTGGGCGTCCAATTACGGCAGCGAGTACTACCTGAAAAAGGCGCGCGCACACGAGCACACCGATGAATTATGGTCCGAGGCAGGCAAACTCGGCTTCCTCGGGGTGAATCTGCCGGAGGAGTACGGTGGCGGCGGCGCCGGAATGTACGAGCTGTCCTTGGTCATGGAGGAAATGGCCGCCGCGGGCAGCGCACTGCTGCTGATGGTGGTCTCGCCGGCGATCAACGGCACCATCATCAGCAAGTTCGGCACCGAAGAGCAGAAGAAACGCTGGATCCCGTCGCTCGCCGACGGCACGCTGACGATGGCGTTCGCGATCACCGAGCCCGACGCCGGCTCGAACTCGCACAAGATCACCACTACCGCGCGCCGCGACGGCAGCGACTGGATTCTCAAGGGCCAGAAGGTCTACATCTCCGGCATCGATCAGGCGCAGGCCGTGCTGGTGGTGGCACGCTCCGAGGAAGCCAAGACCGGCAAGCTGCGTCCGGCATTGTTCGTGGTGCCCACCGACGCACCCGGCTTCAGCTACACCCCGATCGAGATGGAGCTGATCAGCCCCGAGCGCCAGTTCCAGGTCTTCCTGGACGACGTCCGGCTGCCCGCCGATGCACTCGTCGGGGCCGAAGACGCCGCGATCGCACAGCTTTTCGCGGGCCTGAACCCCGAGCGGATCATGGGCGCGGCGAGTTCGGTGGGCATGGGCCGCTTCGCGCTGGAGAAGGCTTCCGACTACGTCAAGACCCGCCAGGTGTGGGGAACCCCGATCGGCGCGCACCAGGGTCTGTCACACCCGTTGGCGCAGTGCCACATTGAGGTCCAGCTCGCCAAACTGATGATGCAGAAGGCCGCGACGCTCTACGACGCCGGTGATGACTTCGGTGCGGCCGAGGCCGCGAACATGGCGAAATACGCTGCGGCCGAGGCGGCTACCCGTTCGGTGGACCAGGCCGTGCAGTCGATGGGCGGCAACGGCTTGACCAAGGAGTACGGCGTCGCCGCGATGCTCGCCTCGGCCCGGCTCGGGCGGATCGCGCCGGTCAGCCGCGAGATGGTGCTGAACTTCGTCGCGCAAACCTCCCTGGGCCTGCCCCGAAGCTACTGA
- a CDS encoding vWA domain-containing protein yields the protein MAKPISPGHSSRYSAYTGGPDPLAPPVDLREALEQIGQDVMGGTSPRRALSELLRRGTENMRGADRLAAEANRRRRELLRRNNLDGTLQDIKKLLDEAVLAERKELARALDDDARFGELQLDALPSSPAKAVQELSEYNWRSSEAREKYDQIKDLLGREMLDQRFAGMKEALAGATDEDRQRVNDMLDDLNDLLDKHNRGEDTSADFDDFMDKHGEFFPENPRNIDELMDSLAKRAAAAQRFRNSLSPDQRAELDALAQQAFGSPSLMNALNRLDANLQAARPGEDWMGSEQFSGDNPFGMGEGAQALADVAELEQLADQLSQSYPGATMDDVDLDALARQLGDQAAIDARTLSELERALVNQGFLDRGSDGQWRLSPKAMRRLGETALRDVAQQLSSRRGDRELRRAGAAGELTGATRPWQFGDTEPWNIPRTLTNAVLRQAGTATLDSVNPALKITVDDVEVSETETRTQAAVALLVDTSFSMVMENRWLPMKQTALALNHLVTTRFRSDALQIIAFGRYARTVTAAELTGLEGVYEQGTNLHHALALAGRHLRRHPNAQPVVLVVTDGEPTAHLEDVDGDGSSVFFDYPPHPRTIAHTVRGFDDMARLGAQITIFRLGSDPGLARFIDQVARRVEGRVVVPDLDGLGAAVVGDYLRARRRR from the coding sequence ATGGCTAAGCCTATTTCGCCAGGGCACTCCTCCCGTTACTCGGCGTACACCGGCGGGCCGGACCCGTTGGCGCCGCCGGTGGATCTGCGCGAGGCGCTCGAGCAGATCGGGCAGGACGTGATGGGCGGCACCTCCCCGCGCCGGGCGCTGTCCGAGCTGCTCCGCCGTGGTACCGAGAACATGCGCGGCGCCGACCGGCTGGCGGCCGAAGCCAACCGGCGCCGACGGGAACTGTTGCGCCGCAACAACTTAGACGGAACACTGCAGGATATCAAAAAGCTGCTCGACGAGGCGGTGCTGGCCGAGCGTAAGGAATTGGCGCGCGCGCTCGACGACGACGCCCGCTTCGGCGAACTGCAGCTCGACGCCCTGCCGTCTTCGCCGGCCAAGGCGGTCCAGGAACTGTCCGAGTACAATTGGCGCAGTTCTGAGGCTCGCGAAAAGTACGACCAGATCAAGGATCTGCTGGGCCGCGAGATGCTGGATCAGCGCTTCGCGGGCATGAAGGAGGCGCTGGCGGGTGCCACCGACGAGGATCGCCAGCGCGTCAACGACATGCTGGACGACCTCAACGATCTGCTGGACAAGCACAACCGCGGCGAAGACACGAGTGCGGACTTCGACGACTTCATGGACAAGCATGGGGAGTTCTTCCCGGAGAACCCGCGCAACATCGACGAGCTGATGGACTCGCTGGCCAAGCGGGCCGCCGCGGCGCAACGGTTCCGTAACAGCCTCAGCCCCGACCAGCGCGCCGAGCTGGATGCGTTGGCGCAGCAGGCATTTGGCTCTCCGTCGCTGATGAACGCGTTGAACCGCCTCGACGCGAACCTGCAGGCCGCCCGGCCGGGCGAGGACTGGATGGGTTCGGAGCAGTTCTCCGGCGACAACCCGTTCGGCATGGGCGAAGGCGCCCAGGCTCTGGCCGACGTCGCCGAGCTGGAGCAGCTGGCCGACCAGCTTTCGCAGAGCTATCCCGGCGCCACGATGGACGACGTCGATCTGGACGCGCTGGCGCGCCAGCTCGGCGATCAGGCCGCGATCGACGCGCGGACGCTGTCGGAGCTGGAACGGGCGCTGGTCAATCAGGGCTTTTTGGACCGTGGCTCCGACGGCCAGTGGCGATTGTCGCCCAAGGCCATGCGCAGGCTCGGTGAGACCGCGTTACGCGATGTGGCACAACAGCTTTCGAGCCGTCGAGGCGACCGTGAGCTGCGGCGCGCCGGGGCGGCGGGCGAGCTGACCGGCGCGACCCGGCCGTGGCAGTTCGGTGACACCGAGCCGTGGAACATTCCCCGCACGCTGACCAACGCGGTGCTGCGGCAGGCCGGGACCGCGACGCTGGACAGCGTGAACCCGGCGCTGAAGATCACCGTCGACGACGTCGAGGTGTCCGAGACCGAGACGCGCACCCAGGCCGCGGTGGCGCTGCTGGTCGACACCTCGTTTTCGATGGTGATGGAGAATCGCTGGTTGCCGATGAAGCAGACGGCGCTCGCGCTCAACCACCTGGTGACCACCCGGTTTCGCTCGGATGCCTTGCAGATCATCGCCTTTGGCCGATACGCCCGGACCGTGACGGCCGCCGAGCTCACCGGCCTGGAGGGGGTCTACGAGCAGGGCACCAACCTGCATCACGCGTTGGCGCTGGCGGGCCGTCATCTGCGGCGCCATCCCAACGCGCAACCCGTGGTGCTGGTGGTGACCGACGGCGAGCCGACCGCACACCTCGAGGATGTCGACGGCGACGGGTCTTCGGTGTTTTTTGACTACCCGCCACACCCGCGGACCATCGCGCACACCGTGCGCGGCTTCGACGACATGGCGCGGTTGGGCGCGCAGATCACCATCTTCCGGCTGGGCAGTGACCCGGGTCTGGCGCGATTCATCGACCAGGTCGCGCGACGGGTGGAGGGACGCGTCGTGGTGCCCGATCTCGACGGCCTGGGTGCCGCGGTGGTCGGCGATTATCTACGGGCTCGGCGCCGCCGCTAG
- a CDS encoding DUF1707 SHOCT-like domain-containing protein has translation MSDSAQNDAKDARENFSRAADTDRIQIAQLLAYAAEQGRLQLKDYEERLTKAYAATTYEELDQLRADLPGAPISPRRGGKQNPAPSTLLLALLSGFERRGRWNVPKKLTTFTLWGSGVVDLRYADFTSTEVDIHVVSIMGAQNILLPPEVNVEIHGRGVMGGFDRNIVGQGTPGAPRVNIHGFSLWGGVGIKRKARRPHG, from the coding sequence ATGAGCGATTCAGCGCAGAATGACGCGAAGGACGCGCGCGAGAATTTCTCGCGGGCGGCCGATACCGATCGCATACAGATTGCGCAATTACTCGCCTATGCGGCCGAGCAAGGCCGCCTGCAGCTCAAGGACTACGAAGAGCGTCTGACCAAGGCGTATGCGGCGACAACCTACGAAGAATTGGATCAGCTCCGGGCCGATCTACCCGGCGCACCGATCAGCCCACGCCGCGGCGGAAAGCAGAATCCGGCGCCGTCGACCCTGCTGCTCGCCTTGCTGAGTGGATTCGAGCGGCGCGGGCGCTGGAACGTCCCGAAGAAGCTGACCACGTTCACGCTGTGGGGCAGCGGGGTGGTGGATCTGCGCTACGCCGACTTCACGTCGACCGAGGTGGATATCCACGTGGTCTCGATCATGGGTGCGCAGAACATCCTGTTGCCGCCCGAGGTCAATGTCGAGATCCACGGCCGCGGCGTAATGGGCGGCTTCGACCGCAATATCGTCGGCCAAGGTACGCCGGGCGCGCCGAGGGTGAATATCCACGGCTTCTCGCTATGGGGCGGTGTGGGCATTAAGCGCAAAGCCCGCCGGCCCCACGGCTAG
- a CDS encoding enoyl-CoA hydratase family protein: MDNLVEYAVAGPMARLTLNSPHNRNALSTTLVSQLHQGLRDAAADPVVRVVVLGHTGGTFCAGADLGEAGAGNPFDLAAARANEMTALLRAIVSSPLPVIAAVDGHVRAGGFGLVGACDIAVAGPRSTFALTEARIGVAPSIISLTLLPKLSPRAAARYYLTGQTFDAAAAAQIGLVTIAADDVEAAVAELVADIGRGSPQGLAASKALTTAAVLEGFDRHAQRLTEESARLFVSDEAREGMLAFLQKRPPRWAPPAATDDADRN; encoded by the coding sequence ATGGACAACCTCGTCGAATACGCCGTCGCGGGACCGATGGCTCGGCTGACGCTGAACTCACCGCACAACCGCAACGCGTTATCGACCACTCTGGTCAGCCAATTACACCAGGGCCTGCGCGACGCGGCGGCGGATCCGGTGGTGCGGGTGGTGGTGCTCGGGCACACCGGCGGCACGTTCTGCGCCGGCGCGGACCTCGGGGAGGCCGGCGCCGGCAACCCGTTCGACCTGGCCGCGGCGCGCGCCAACGAGATGACCGCGTTACTGCGCGCGATCGTCTCCTCGCCGCTGCCCGTCATCGCCGCGGTGGACGGTCATGTGCGTGCGGGTGGCTTCGGTTTGGTCGGTGCCTGCGACATCGCGGTGGCGGGACCGCGCAGCACCTTCGCGCTCACCGAGGCGCGCATCGGTGTGGCTCCGTCGATCATCTCGCTGACGCTGCTGCCGAAGCTGTCGCCGCGGGCGGCCGCGCGTTACTACCTCACCGGCCAGACGTTCGATGCCGCCGCGGCGGCGCAGATCGGATTGGTCACGATCGCAGCCGACGATGTCGAGGCCGCGGTGGCCGAACTGGTCGCCGATATCGGCCGCGGCTCGCCCCAGGGCCTGGCCGCGTCAAAGGCGCTCACGACGGCCGCGGTGCTCGAAGGATTCGACCGCCACGCGCAGCGGCTCACCGAGGAGTCCGCCCGGCTGTTCGTCTCCGACGAAGCCCGCGAAGGCATGCTCGCATTCCTGCAGAAACGTCCACCCCGTTGGGCCCCGCCCGCCGCCACCGACGATGCCGACCGCAATTAG
- a CDS encoding biotin carboxylase N-terminal domain-containing protein has protein sequence MVSRVLVANRGEIARRVFATCRRLGLGTVAVYTEPDAAAPHVAEADARVRLAKTNDYLNAEAIIAAARAAGADAIHPGYGFLSENADFAAAVADAGLTWVGPPVDAVRAMGSKIESKKLMASAGVPVLDELGPDSVTQAQLPVLVKASAGGGGRGMRVVRELSALAGEVAAAQREAQSAFGDPTVFCERYLPTGHHVEVQVLADNHGTVWAVGERECSIQRRHQKIIEEAPSPLVERIPGMRAKLFDAARLAASAIGYAGAGTVEFLADDSPGREGEFFFLEMNTRLQVEHPVTEETTGLDLVELQLAVADGERLDVEPPAAQGHSIEARLYAEDPAHGWQPQAGLVHAFDVPGSRAEFAALGQRTGIRLDSGIVDGSVVSIHYDPMLAKVISYAPTRRLAALVLADALARTRLHGLRTNRELLVNVLRHQAFLDGATDTAFFDTHGLAQLSAPLSDEGVVRLSAIAAALADAAHNRARAAVFGSLPSGWRNLTSGYQVKTFTDDQNNKHRIEYRFTRTGLVLAADEAVQLVSSAPDEVVLADANGVACRFAVARYGDDVYVDSARGPVHLNVVPRFPEPGSSVAKGSLVAPMPGNVIRLGAQVGDSVTTGQPLIWLEAMKMEHTITAPADGVLRSLNVTTGQQVEVGAVLAIVEDPESQAKGDS, from the coding sequence ATGGTTTCTCGAGTACTGGTTGCCAACCGCGGCGAGATCGCCCGCCGGGTCTTCGCCACCTGCCGCCGACTCGGCCTGGGCACCGTCGCGGTCTACACCGAACCGGACGCCGCGGCGCCGCACGTCGCCGAGGCCGACGCCCGGGTGCGGCTGGCCAAGACCAATGACTACTTGAATGCCGAGGCCATCATCGCCGCCGCGCGGGCCGCGGGTGCGGACGCCATACATCCCGGCTACGGGTTCCTTTCGGAGAATGCTGACTTCGCGGCCGCCGTCGCGGACGCGGGCCTGACCTGGGTCGGGCCGCCGGTGGACGCGGTGCGGGCGATGGGCTCCAAGATCGAGTCCAAGAAGCTGATGGCGTCGGCCGGGGTGCCCGTACTCGACGAACTCGGCCCCGATTCGGTCACCCAAGCGCAGTTGCCGGTGCTGGTCAAGGCTTCCGCGGGCGGCGGCGGCCGCGGCATGCGGGTGGTCCGCGAATTATCCGCTCTGGCAGGCGAAGTCGCCGCGGCCCAGCGCGAAGCGCAGTCGGCCTTCGGCGATCCGACGGTATTCTGCGAGCGCTACCTGCCGACCGGCCACCACGTGGAGGTTCAGGTTCTCGCCGACAATCACGGCACGGTGTGGGCGGTCGGAGAACGAGAATGCTCGATCCAGCGACGCCACCAGAAGATCATCGAAGAGGCACCGTCGCCGTTGGTGGAACGCATTCCGGGCATGCGGGCCAAGCTTTTCGACGCCGCCCGGCTGGCCGCCAGCGCCATCGGCTACGCCGGGGCGGGGACGGTGGAGTTCCTTGCCGATGACTCACCTGGCCGGGAAGGCGAGTTCTTCTTCCTGGAGATGAACACCAGGCTGCAGGTCGAGCACCCGGTCACCGAAGAGACCACCGGGCTCGACCTGGTCGAACTGCAGCTCGCGGTGGCCGACGGTGAGCGTCTCGATGTCGAACCTCCTGCCGCCCAAGGCCATTCGATCGAAGCCCGGCTATATGCCGAAGATCCCGCGCACGGCTGGCAGCCACAGGCCGGCCTGGTGCACGCCTTCGACGTGCCCGGCAGCCGGGCAGAATTCGCCGCGCTGGGGCAGCGCACCGGAATCCGGCTGGACTCCGGCATCGTCGACGGATCGGTGGTGTCGATCCACTACGACCCGATGCTGGCGAAGGTGATCTCGTACGCGCCGACCCGACGTCTTGCCGCACTGGTGCTGGCAGACGCGTTGGCCCGGACACGACTGCACGGGCTGCGCACCAATCGCGAGCTGCTGGTGAACGTGCTGCGGCATCAAGCGTTCCTCGACGGTGCGACCGACACCGCATTTTTCGACACGCACGGCCTGGCGCAGTTGTCGGCACCGCTGAGCGACGAAGGCGTGGTGCGTTTGTCGGCCATCGCCGCGGCACTAGCCGACGCCGCTCATAATCGCGCGCGCGCCGCAGTGTTCGGCTCGCTGCCCAGTGGCTGGCGCAACCTCACCTCGGGCTATCAGGTCAAGACGTTCACCGACGACCAGAACAATAAGCACCGCATCGAATACCGGTTCACCAGAACCGGATTGGTGCTTGCCGCAGACGAAGCGGTGCAGCTGGTCTCGTCGGCACCCGACGAGGTCGTGCTGGCTGACGCCAACGGCGTGGCGTGCCGCTTCGCGGTTGCGCGCTACGGCGACGACGTCTACGTCGACTCGGCGCGCGGACCGGTTCATCTGAACGTAGTGCCCAGGTTCCCCGAGCCCGGATCGTCGGTCGCCAAGGGATCGCTGGTGGCGCCCATGCCCGGCAACGTCATCCGGCTCGGCGCACAGGTGGGCGACAGCGTCACGACCGGCCAGCCGCTGATTTGGCTGGAAGCGATGAAGATGGAGCACACCATTACCGCGCCGGCGGACGGCGTACTCCGCTCACTCAACGTCACGACCGGACAACAGGTCGAAGTCGGCGCCGTCCTGGCAATAGTCGAGGACCCTGAGAGCCAAGCAAAAGGAGATTCGTAA